A stretch of Schistocerca americana isolate TAMUIC-IGC-003095 chromosome 3, iqSchAmer2.1, whole genome shotgun sequence DNA encodes these proteins:
- the LOC124607267 gene encoding transmembrane protein 107-like — translation MVYVADSIVPARFLTLIGHLTITLLIFWAKDESIKVCLPPDHTPEDYEYKNKELTVGLSIALGLIGFEFLGFLFGITMFMPMVAMISISCHASACVLLAYFIFDEWDCRNYWWVFGTCSAVPALTETTVIFTMLAFRKL, via the exons ATGGTGTATGTGGCTGACAGCATTGTCCCAGCAAGATTTCTCACACTTATTGGTCATTTGACAATTACACTTTTAATTTTCTGGGCCAAG GATGAAAGCATTAAAGTATGTCTGCCCCCCGACCATACACCAGAAGAttatgaatacaaaaataaaga GTTGACTGTAGGTCTCAGTATTGCCCTAGGTTTGATAGGGTTTGAGTTCCTTGGCTTTCTGTTTGGAATAACCATGTTCATGCCAATGGTGGCTATGATTT CTATTTCCTGTCATGCCAGTGCTTGTGTGCTGCTGGCCTATTTCATATTTGACGAATGGGACTGCAGAAACTACTGGTGGGTATTTGGAACATGCAGTGCAGTTCCTGCACTTACTGAAACCACTGTGATATTTACCATGCTAGCTTTCAGGAAACTGTGA